A part of Planctomycetota bacterium genomic DNA contains:
- a CDS encoding porin — protein MSQTKVMVAMAGAAISSVALAGTDAIELRADAANRTSQLAPVAGYTNGFFEIGDGANNVLRIGGTTTTRLNLSFRDDSTVGDQDDFTQGFNLPVQRLRFHGTIWDKNLSYKIQGNFSDENPGGGTFALEEAWGAYDFENGFTVKWGQQNLGLHRVQLVDREYQQAMDRSIAYAAFSSGYVQGAQFAYNAEQFRVIFGFHDGIGGQNADFNSAAEADFGVNARVEFMAMGTDWNTWNYFSSWKSASEDGLLIGAGVNYQTGGETGGTADVDVIDYTIDAQWKSAGWNIFAAMYGTHIDPAGGTDFDNFGGEVSAGFFVTDQVELFGRWDGIFLDDSVFGGDTDVHFGTVGVHYFLSPESHAVRFTFQAGYAFNDTTNVFGSSGIIGDTRHVFLGDSEEGEFTFAFQGQVIW, from the coding sequence ATGAGTCAGACCAAGGTGATGGTGGCGATGGCTGGTGCGGCGATCTCGAGCGTGGCCCTCGCGGGCACGGACGCGATCGAACTGCGCGCCGACGCGGCGAACCGGACGAGCCAGCTCGCCCCGGTCGCCGGGTACACGAACGGGTTCTTCGAGATCGGCGACGGCGCCAACAACGTGCTCCGCATCGGCGGGACCACGACGACGCGTCTCAACCTCTCGTTCCGCGACGACTCCACCGTCGGCGATCAGGACGACTTCACCCAGGGCTTCAACCTGCCCGTCCAGCGTCTGCGCTTCCACGGCACGATCTGGGACAAGAACCTCTCGTACAAGATCCAGGGCAACTTCTCCGACGAGAACCCCGGCGGCGGCACGTTCGCCCTCGAGGAGGCCTGGGGCGCGTACGACTTCGAGAACGGCTTCACGGTGAAGTGGGGCCAGCAGAACCTGGGCCTGCACCGCGTGCAGCTCGTTGACCGCGAGTACCAGCAGGCCATGGACCGCTCCATCGCCTACGCCGCGTTCTCCAGCGGGTACGTCCAGGGTGCCCAGTTCGCCTACAACGCCGAGCAGTTCCGCGTGATCTTCGGCTTCCACGACGGCATCGGCGGGCAGAACGCCGACTTCAACAGCGCCGCCGAGGCCGACTTCGGCGTCAACGCCCGCGTCGAGTTCATGGCGATGGGCACCGACTGGAACACCTGGAACTACTTCTCCTCCTGGAAGAGCGCCAGCGAGGACGGCCTGCTCATCGGCGCGGGCGTGAACTACCAGACCGGCGGCGAGACCGGCGGCACCGCCGACGTCGACGTCATCGACTACACCATCGACGCCCAGTGGAAGAGCGCGGGCTGGAACATCTTCGCCGCGATGTACGGCACGCACATCGACCCCGCCGGCGGGACCGACTTCGACAACTTCGGCGGCGAGGTCAGCGCCGGCTTCTTCGTGACCGACCAGGTCGAGCTCTTCGGCCGCTGGGACGGCATCTTCCTCGACGACTCCGTCTTCGGCGGCGACACCGACGTCCACTTCGGCACCGTCGGCGTCCACTACTTCCTCTCCCCCGAGTCGCACGCCGTCCGCTTCACCTTCCAGGCCGGCTACGCCTTCAACGACACCACCAACGTCTTCGGCTCGTCGGGCATCATCGGCGACACCCGCCACGTGTTCCTCGGCGACTCCGAAGAGGGCGAGTTCACCTTCGCCTTCCAGGGCCAGGTCATCTGGTAA
- a CDS encoding response regulator transcription factor, which translates to MKTQDPLSFELKDFAMSNARKHVLVVDDEKDLVELLTYNLKRAGFDVSAAFTGRQALERIALEPPDLVILDIMLPELSGTEVASRIRSNPATAALPIVMLTAKSEDVDQIVGLTVGADDYIAKPFATKVLLARIDAVLRRAGRSAGEQRIVSMGGVTMNLETHETVIDGEPAKLTLTEFRLLSALIQGNGRVLSRAALMSRAMGPGVTVTERTIDVHVTAIRKKLGSQASIVKTVRGVGYRATPDLEADETTGETTQASVP; encoded by the coding sequence ATGAAGACGCAAGACCCGCTCTCATTTGAACTTAAGGACTTTGCGATGTCCAACGCCCGCAAGCACGTCCTGGTTGTGGATGACGAGAAGGACCTCGTCGAACTCCTTACTTACAACCTCAAGCGCGCCGGATTCGACGTTTCCGCCGCTTTCACCGGCAGGCAGGCGCTCGAACGCATCGCCCTCGAACCCCCCGATCTGGTCATCCTCGACATCATGCTTCCCGAGCTCTCGGGCACGGAAGTCGCCAGCCGAATCCGCTCCAACCCCGCGACGGCCGCTCTGCCCATCGTCATGCTCACCGCCAAGAGCGAGGACGTCGACCAGATCGTCGGCCTCACGGTGGGCGCCGACGACTACATCGCCAAGCCGTTCGCCACGAAGGTCCTGCTGGCGCGCATCGACGCCGTGCTCCGCCGCGCCGGGCGCTCCGCGGGCGAGCAGCGCATCGTCTCGATGGGCGGGGTGACGATGAACCTCGAAACGCACGAAACGGTGATCGACGGCGAGCCCGCCAAGCTCACGCTCACCGAGTTCCGCCTGCTCAGCGCCCTCATCCAGGGCAACGGGCGGGTCCTCAGCCGCGCCGCACTCATGTCGCGCGCCATGGGCCCGGGCGTCACGGTCACCGAGCGCACGATCGACGTGCACGTGACGGCCATCCGCAAAAAGCTGGGATCGCAGGCGAGCATCGTCAAGACCGTGCGCGGCGTGGGGTACCGGGCGACGCCCGACCTCGAAGCCGACGAAACCACCGGCGAGACGACGCAGGCCTCCGTCCCCTGA
- a CDS encoding ATP-binding protein produces MTAEHAEPIRAWRYGLLLAPCATMAGLGLAGVTSPAAVVTGAAVIGACGVAALVVGRSAQRPGQGSASGREPDGASVSDAAPALGRDELRRVLEGVPSPVFALDRAGVVLAHNPSAREFFSDRPGPLVGMALEDLFTQAEVLGQHSAALAGTARAGQIRVTTREGVRTFQVLTAPAPPGANAQSGVAAVLTLRDVTELATAVQLKTDFVANASHELRTPLSSIRVAVETLADGAWDDHAMRERLAQMIGQNVERLEDMVRDLLDLSRLESPEAPVQSEPVDTEEVFDHLREMFAGEAAERSLELDFTFDVQVAQLQTDPKLIHLILKNLLENAVKFAYAGTTVRLVGSLVPGPPGRRAGARFRVIDRGIGIPMANQHRVFERFYQVDPARSGGSPRRGTGLGLAIVKHAVKVLGGTIGVESVWKEGTTMTVELPGVVEPAPGPGAPAPASAQRDA; encoded by the coding sequence ATGACCGCCGAACACGCCGAGCCGATTCGGGCATGGCGCTACGGGCTGTTGCTGGCCCCGTGCGCGACGATGGCGGGGCTGGGGTTGGCGGGGGTCACGAGCCCTGCGGCGGTGGTCACCGGGGCGGCCGTCATCGGCGCGTGCGGGGTTGCGGCGCTCGTCGTCGGGCGGAGCGCCCAGCGCCCGGGCCAGGGGAGCGCGTCCGGACGCGAGCCCGATGGCGCCTCGGTCTCCGACGCCGCCCCCGCGCTGGGGCGCGACGAACTGCGTCGGGTGCTCGAGGGCGTGCCCAGCCCGGTCTTCGCGCTCGACCGCGCGGGCGTCGTGCTCGCGCACAACCCGTCGGCGCGCGAGTTCTTTTCCGATCGCCCCGGCCCACTGGTGGGGATGGCGCTCGAGGACCTGTTCACGCAGGCCGAGGTGCTCGGGCAGCATTCGGCCGCGTTGGCGGGCACCGCCCGCGCCGGGCAGATCCGCGTCACCACGCGCGAGGGCGTGCGGACGTTCCAGGTGCTGACGGCCCCGGCGCCGCCGGGCGCCAACGCGCAGAGCGGCGTCGCCGCGGTGCTCACGCTGCGCGACGTCACCGAACTCGCCACCGCCGTGCAGCTCAAGACCGATTTCGTGGCCAACGCCAGCCACGAACTGCGCACGCCCCTGTCGTCGATCCGGGTGGCGGTCGAGACGCTCGCGGACGGCGCGTGGGACGATCACGCGATGCGCGAGCGTCTCGCGCAGATGATCGGGCAGAACGTCGAGCGCCTGGAAGACATGGTCCGCGACCTGCTGGACCTCTCGCGTCTGGAATCTCCCGAGGCGCCGGTGCAGTCCGAGCCGGTGGACACCGAGGAGGTGTTCGACCACCTCCGCGAGATGTTCGCGGGCGAAGCCGCCGAACGCTCGCTGGAACTGGACTTCACCTTTGACGTGCAGGTCGCGCAGCTCCAGACGGATCCGAAGCTGATCCACCTGATCCTCAAGAACCTGCTGGAGAACGCCGTGAAGTTCGCGTATGCGGGCACGACGGTGCGTCTGGTGGGGTCGCTGGTCCCGGGCCCGCCGGGACGTCGGGCGGGCGCGCGGTTCCGGGTCATCGACCGGGGGATCGGCATCCCCATGGCCAACCAGCACCGCGTCTTCGAGCGGTTCTATCAGGTAGACCCGGCGCGCTCGGGCGGGTCGCCCCGGCGGGGAACGGGGCTGGGCCTTGCGATCGTGAAGCACGCCGTCAAGGTGCTGGGCGGCACGATCGGCGTGGAATCGGTCTGGAAGGAAGGCACGACGATGACGGTGGAACTGCCCGGCGTGGTCGAGCCCGCGCCCGGCCCTGGCGCGCCGGCGCCCGCGTCCGCCCAGCGCGACGCCTAG
- a CDS encoding PIG-L family deacetylase produces MNVLVIAAHPDDAEIGMGGTIRLLASQGHRVLICDLTDGSPTPRGDRATRLREAGEALAHLQPERGEPVRRVLLDMPNRTLEHTISTRHRVAGVIRLHQAHVLFVPQWEDAHPDHLAATRIAEDARFDAKLTKVDMPVPPGAAAIGPPIYPRWLFYYDISHLRRVAAPSFCVDITGHEQAKVRAIRAYRSQFGPWDDDGAGSFAPGDPKAIGAPTPGAGFVTPDFPDQMLAYGAFWGSRIGVRQAEPFYTREPVGLRSLDALPG; encoded by the coding sequence ATGAACGTCCTCGTCATCGCCGCCCACCCCGACGACGCCGAGATCGGCATGGGCGGCACCATCCGCCTGCTCGCCTCGCAGGGGCACCGGGTGCTCATCTGCGACCTGACCGACGGGAGCCCCACGCCCAGGGGCGACCGCGCGACGCGTCTGCGCGAGGCGGGCGAGGCGCTGGCGCACCTGCAGCCCGAGCGGGGCGAGCCCGTCCGTCGCGTGCTGCTCGACATGCCCAACCGCACGCTCGAGCACACGATCTCCACGCGCCACCGGGTGGCCGGCGTCATCCGCCTGCACCAGGCGCACGTGCTGTTCGTGCCCCAGTGGGAGGACGCGCACCCCGATCACCTGGCGGCGACGCGCATCGCCGAGGACGCGCGCTTCGACGCGAAGCTGACAAAGGTGGACATGCCCGTGCCGCCCGGGGCCGCGGCGATCGGCCCGCCCATCTATCCCCGCTGGCTCTTCTACTACGACATCTCGCACCTGCGCCGGGTGGCGGCGCCGTCGTTCTGCGTCGACATCACCGGGCACGAGCAGGCGAAGGTGCGCGCCATCCGCGCGTACCGCTCGCAGTTCGGCCCGTGGGACGATGACGGCGCGGGGTCGTTCGCGCCGGGTGATCCCAAGGCGATCGGCGCGCCGACGCCGGGCGCGGGGTTCGTGACGCCCGATTTTCCCGACCAGATGCTCGCGTACGGCGCGTTCTGGGGCTCGCGCATCGGGGTGCGGCAGGCCGAGCCGTTCTACACCCGCGAGCCCGTCGGGCTGCGCTCGCTCGACGCGCTGCCCGGCTAG
- a CDS encoding tRNA-dihydrouridine synthase family protein gives MSLDCNSDPCGSSANATSPCPAVAPGADDIDVRRIAERLAAMGGVDPRVRAVVPGFDAPFFQAGLAGYSDAAMRIIARRHGCPYCVTEALLDRTLLAGGRGFAKADLGELHENVPGGSEDHPLAGQIMGSEPAEMAAAAIKMIEQASRSERAYRAMAYASDGTFAPTQHLRLPGGEQLGRVTLGEDNDGWGSCDPEESSEDTDFRGSEAKGTFQGADVPEVRGRELRSSSSPELRNFGTSPASFAAIDVNLACPVKKIERKARGGHWLAEPAGAIRILEAVREAVPAHIACTVKLRRSFDDTPEMAANVARIMDAACGMGYAWSTVHARTVAQKYVGPSRWDLLRDLIREVRRTRPDAIVFGSGDIWEAADIFRMVEYTGVQAAAVARGCIGNPWIFRQARDLMEGRTPRGPTIAEQAAVLRDHFTLLLAVNRTARRGEALSSRQIRKFGIRFAAHHPRGDEVRREMIAVESREDWEGVVRRFYDEA, from the coding sequence ATGTCGCTCGATTGCAACAGCGACCCCTGCGGTTCCAGCGCCAACGCCACCTCTCCCTGCCCCGCCGTCGCCCCCGGCGCCGACGACATCGACGTCCGGCGCATCGCCGAACGCCTGGCGGCGATGGGCGGCGTGGACCCGCGCGTGCGCGCGGTCGTCCCGGGGTTCGACGCGCCGTTCTTCCAGGCCGGGCTCGCGGGGTACTCCGACGCCGCCATGCGGATCATCGCGCGACGCCACGGGTGCCCGTACTGCGTGACCGAGGCGCTGCTCGATCGCACGCTGCTCGCGGGCGGGCGCGGGTTCGCCAAGGCCGACCTGGGCGAACTGCACGAGAACGTGCCCGGGGGAAGCGAGGACCACCCGCTCGCGGGGCAGATCATGGGGAGCGAGCCCGCGGAGATGGCCGCGGCGGCGATCAAGATGATCGAGCAGGCCTCGCGCAGCGAGCGGGCCTACCGCGCGATGGCGTACGCCTCGGACGGGACGTTCGCGCCGACCCAGCACCTGCGCCTGCCGGGGGGCGAGCAACTGGGGCGCGTGACGCTGGGCGAAGACAACGACGGGTGGGGCTCGTGCGATCCGGAAGAGAGTTCCGAAGACACGGATTTCCGAGGTTCCGAAGCGAAGGGGACGTTCCAGGGTGCAGACGTTCCGGAGGTCCGCGGCAGAGAACTCCGGAGCTCCTCTTCTCCGGAACTCCGGAACTTCGGAACTTCCCCCGCTTCTTTCGCGGCGATTGACGTGAACCTGGCCTGCCCGGTGAAGAAGATCGAGCGCAAGGCGCGGGGCGGGCACTGGCTGGCCGAGCCCGCGGGGGCGATCCGGATTCTGGAAGCGGTGCGCGAGGCCGTCCCGGCGCACATCGCGTGCACGGTGAAGCTGCGCCGGTCGTTCGACGACACGCCCGAGATGGCGGCGAACGTGGCGCGGATCATGGACGCGGCGTGCGGCATGGGGTACGCGTGGTCGACGGTGCACGCCCGGACGGTGGCGCAGAAATACGTGGGCCCGAGCCGCTGGGACCTGCTCCGCGACCTCATCCGCGAGGTGCGGCGCACGCGCCCCGACGCGATCGTCTTCGGCAGCGGGGATATCTGGGAGGCGGCGGACATCTTCCGGATGGTCGAGTACACGGGCGTGCAGGCGGCGGCCGTGGCGCGCGGGTGCATCGGCAACCCGTGGATCTTCCGCCAGGCGCGCGATCTCATGGAAGGACGCACGCCCCGGGGGCCCACGATCGCCGAGCAGGCGGCGGTGCTGCGCGATCACTTCACGCTGCTCCTCGCCGTCAACCGCACCGCCCGCCGGGGCGAAGCGCTGTCGTCACGACAGATCCGCAAGTTCGGGATCCGGTTCGCGGCCCACCACCCGCGGGGCGACGAGGTCCGGCGCGAGATGATCGCGGTGGAGAGCCGCGAGGATTGGGAAGGGGTCGTGCGACGATTCTACGACGAGGCCTGA
- a CDS encoding DUF3800 domain-containing protein → MRILFVDESGDTEPMRAGDLNAQPSLAVIGLCLDARRVEQITRRWVGLKQRFYPGLLPRSAKPWDWQTVEVKGTTLRKYLRSDRRREERTAVGFIDRTLDVLEEFDARLAVKVCMKGVGVPFDGRAVYTSAIQWHCERLQEHLSGVNDHGLVIVDSRSHLPNVNAAHSVFTQKLRASGDPYPSLIEVPVFGHSDNHAGLQIADVVASALVVPMCCHGLLYGKVISPHSNPAYAKIGERYFPRVERLLYPCPPGRTAPTAFVISNAVTRRGFEYLNGRYVGSGKRASPDGTPQASS, encoded by the coding sequence ATGCGGATTCTGTTCGTTGATGAATCGGGTGATACCGAACCGATGCGAGCCGGAGACCTGAATGCGCAGCCCTCGCTCGCCGTGATCGGACTATGCCTTGATGCAAGACGAGTTGAACAGATAACGCGTCGCTGGGTGGGGCTGAAGCAGCGTTTCTATCCGGGTCTGCTCCCTCGGAGCGCGAAGCCGTGGGATTGGCAGACGGTCGAAGTGAAAGGAACGACGCTCCGCAAGTATCTGCGGTCTGATCGACGCCGAGAAGAGAGGACGGCGGTCGGGTTCATCGATCGCACGCTCGACGTTCTAGAGGAGTTCGACGCGCGTCTTGCGGTGAAGGTGTGCATGAAGGGTGTCGGCGTTCCGTTCGACGGGCGGGCCGTGTACACGTCGGCGATTCAATGGCACTGCGAGCGTCTTCAAGAGCACCTGTCGGGTGTGAACGATCACGGTCTGGTAATCGTGGATAGCCGAAGCCACTTGCCAAATGTAAATGCAGCCCACAGCGTGTTCACCCAGAAGCTGCGAGCGAGCGGTGATCCGTATCCGAGCCTCATCGAGGTGCCGGTCTTCGGGCACAGCGACAATCACGCAGGGCTTCAGATCGCGGATGTCGTTGCGTCCGCCCTCGTCGTGCCCATGTGCTGCCACGGACTGCTTTACGGGAAGGTGATCAGCCCCCATTCGAATCCGGCGTATGCCAAGATCGGCGAGCGGTACTTCCCACGCGTCGAACGCCTTCTGTACCCCTGTCCTCCCGGGCGAACGGCGCCGACAGCGTTCGTCATCTCAAACGCCGTGACTCGCAGAGGTTTCGAGTACCTGAACGGCCGGTATGTGGGCAGCGGGAAGAGAGCTTCTCCCGATGGGACGCCTCAGGCCTCGTCGTAG
- a CDS encoding HDIG domain-containing protein, with protein sequence MTRSTNNPSRVSDLAGRVRAAGRDATVRSRVLRAVATPSLGFGVLVAAGFALFAAVVTMVTHSAALIAPGRVMTETRVVRTELRIPDEGLTLQLRRAARDAAPRVYVGDRPTLDAIQSSLENLPRTLASAESLSDVDPAIVEQFGLTNDVLRAVRAESVEGQTGQGWLTRVRVFMDALARRPILDRQTWQKGTLDGTNPTIRLSMLGREAVVVPRGEALNIEDREAVENSVRVIARDAGFPAAVRPAIIARVVRTGRPTYAYDESASLAAQDAAEARAPEEFRVIREGEVIYRRGDVLTAAQATLHALEMDAFERTRPALFRWVRRGAVLGVCIAVTLALSGYTLLFCPRVRRNAQRIAGVAGILGGAFLTACLVTAWAPEWRAVSALAPTVLVAMLITIGYDRRAALAFALLHGLLVCVALRESIGMYGVIVAGAGAVVWSLKEIRDRNSLFRTTLVTALSVSLGTALFGLVERPYGMPAVREIALDSLFAAGAALGVGGTTLFLLPLIERAFNVTTGMTLAELRDPKQPLLRELAQRAPGTYTHSLNVAAIAEAAAERVGADSLLTYVGALYHDIGKMSKPEYFVENQGGGPNRHDRLSPAMSLLIVVSHVKDGIELAREFRLPSHLQHFIEAHHGTTLVEFFYHRARSQALATAPRDKDGRPIEDDTYVPDELEYRYPGPKPRTKEVAILMIADAVESASRAMSEPSPAKIEQLVRAIAHKRLVDGQFDDCELTLRELNLIVESVIRTLTSMHHVRVAYPEPSTRAPEPGAEPQTQALPPLPESPPAARTPGPGQPSPTQPM encoded by the coding sequence CGCGTGCTGCGCGCCGTCGCCACGCCGAGCCTGGGGTTCGGTGTGCTGGTGGCGGCGGGGTTCGCGCTGTTCGCGGCGGTAGTGACGATGGTCACCCACTCGGCGGCGCTTATCGCCCCCGGGCGGGTGATGACCGAGACGCGCGTCGTCCGAACGGAGCTGCGCATCCCCGACGAGGGGTTGACGCTGCAACTCCGCCGCGCTGCGCGCGACGCGGCCCCGCGCGTCTACGTGGGCGATCGCCCGACACTCGACGCGATCCAGTCGTCGCTCGAGAACCTGCCCCGGACGCTCGCCTCGGCCGAGAGCCTGAGCGACGTCGACCCGGCGATCGTCGAGCAGTTCGGGCTCACGAACGACGTGCTGCGGGCGGTGCGGGCCGAGTCGGTCGAAGGGCAGACCGGCCAGGGGTGGCTGACGCGGGTGCGGGTGTTCATGGACGCGCTGGCGCGCCGGCCCATCCTCGACCGCCAGACGTGGCAGAAGGGCACGCTCGACGGCACAAACCCGACGATCCGCCTCAGCATGCTGGGGCGCGAGGCGGTGGTGGTGCCCCGGGGCGAGGCGCTGAACATCGAGGACCGCGAGGCGGTGGAGAACTCGGTGCGGGTGATCGCGCGCGACGCGGGGTTCCCGGCGGCGGTCCGCCCGGCGATCATCGCGCGCGTCGTGCGCACCGGCCGCCCGACGTACGCGTACGACGAATCGGCGTCGCTCGCGGCGCAGGACGCGGCCGAGGCCCGGGCGCCCGAAGAGTTCCGCGTCATCCGCGAGGGCGAGGTCATCTACCGGCGCGGGGACGTGCTGACGGCGGCGCAGGCGACGCTGCACGCGCTGGAGATGGACGCGTTCGAGCGGACGCGTCCCGCGCTGTTCCGCTGGGTGCGGCGCGGGGCGGTGCTGGGCGTGTGCATCGCCGTCACGCTCGCGCTCTCCGGGTACACCCTGCTGTTCTGCCCGCGCGTGCGGCGCAACGCGCAGCGCATCGCGGGCGTCGCGGGGATCCTGGGAGGGGCGTTCCTGACGGCGTGCCTGGTCACCGCCTGGGCCCCGGAGTGGCGCGCCGTCTCGGCCCTGGCGCCCACCGTGCTCGTCGCGATGCTCATCACCATCGGGTACGACCGGCGGGCGGCGCTGGCCTTCGCGCTGCTCCACGGCCTGCTCGTGTGCGTCGCGCTGCGCGAGTCCATCGGGATGTACGGCGTGATCGTCGCCGGCGCGGGCGCGGTGGTGTGGTCGCTGAAGGAAATCCGCGATCGCAACTCGCTGTTCCGCACGACGCTGGTCACGGCCCTGAGCGTCTCGCTCGGCACCGCGCTCTTCGGGCTGGTGGAGCGTCCGTACGGGATGCCCGCGGTGCGGGAGATCGCGCTCGACTCGCTCTTCGCCGCCGGGGCCGCGCTGGGCGTGGGCGGGACGACGCTCTTCTTGCTCCCGCTCATCGAGCGTGCGTTCAACGTGACGACGGGCATGACGCTGGCCGAGCTGCGCGACCCCAAGCAGCCCCTGCTGCGCGAGCTCGCGCAGCGCGCCCCCGGCACGTACACGCACTCGCTGAACGTCGCGGCGATCGCCGAGGCTGCCGCCGAGCGCGTCGGCGCGGACAGCCTGCTGACGTACGTCGGCGCCCTCTACCACGACATCGGGAAGATGAGCAAGCCCGAGTACTTCGTCGAGAACCAGGGGGGCGGGCCCAACCGGCACGACCGCCTGAGCCCCGCCATGAGCCTGCTCATCGTCGTCTCGCACGTGAAGGACGGCATCGAGCTCGCCCGCGAGTTCCGCCTTCCGTCGCACCTGCAGCACTTCATCGAGGCGCACCACGGGACCACGCTCGTCGAGTTCTTCTACCACCGGGCCCGCTCGCAGGCGCTCGCCACCGCCCCGCGCGACAAGGACGGGCGCCCGATCGAGGACGACACGTACGTGCCCGACGAGCTCGAGTACCGCTACCCCGGGCCCAAGCCACGCACGAAGGAAGTGGCGATCCTCATGATCGCCGACGCGGTGGAATCCGCCAGCCGCGCCATGAGCGAGCCCAGCCCCGCCAAGATCGAGCAACTCGTGCGGGCCATCGCGCACAAGCGCCTGGTAGACGGGCAGTTCGACGACTGCGAACTCACGCTCCGCGAACTCAACCTCATCGTCGAGAGCGTCATCCGCACGCTGACGAGCATGCACCACGTGCGCGTCGCGTACCCCGAGCCCTCGACGCGCGCCCCCGAGCCCGGCGCAGAGCCGCAGACGCAGGCGCTGCCCCCCTTGCCCGAATCGCCCCCCGCGGCCCGCACGCCCGGCCCCGGCCAGCCCAGCCCCACGCAGCCGATGTGA